A part of bacterium genomic DNA contains:
- a CDS encoding exopolysaccharide biosynthesis polyprenyl glycosylphosphotransferase — protein MSRLQRLVVTALLVIGDGVAVFASYALGYLVRSWFQTGIPNAFPPGLHFHTLAEKAFVLAVYPFVFAYEGLYTKRLAAWEEVRRYVRGVAIATAAVMILLFLWRMWIVSRVAVLLALVFSMILTPVVRDLLKRFLTGVGLGRQPLSILGGGPAAEQFSAELVRHRAMGYVVARRIPHSPGAGKVEEALAQAGGPDSVLAVVSDSFTPDELRLVFRLAERQFAELLVVPTAALLQSTAAEVEQVGSTLVMKYRYNLLRPINLYTKLAVELVLTVMLLVAISPVLLVLSLVVKASSRGPVLFRQRRIGRGRRVFDCLKFRTMYCDAEQRLDEMLAADSALREEWLKYARVPNDPRVTRAGRFLRRFSLDEWPQLWNVLRGEMALVGPRPYLPVESDRIGESLDTIVRVRPGMTGLWQVSGRTSLPFKERLTLDEFYIRNWSLWMDFSIVLRTLRAVLSARGAY, from the coding sequence ATGAGTCGGCTGCAACGTCTGGTCGTCACGGCCTTGCTCGTCATCGGCGACGGCGTGGCCGTGTTCGCAAGCTACGCCCTGGGGTACTTGGTTCGTAGCTGGTTCCAGACCGGTATCCCGAACGCATTCCCGCCCGGGCTGCATTTTCACACGCTTGCCGAGAAGGCGTTCGTGCTGGCCGTCTACCCGTTTGTCTTCGCCTACGAGGGGCTGTACACCAAGAGGCTCGCAGCGTGGGAAGAGGTGCGCCGGTATGTGCGCGGGGTCGCTATCGCCACTGCAGCAGTCATGATACTGCTTTTCCTCTGGCGGATGTGGATCGTGTCGCGGGTCGCTGTCCTGCTCGCGCTGGTGTTCAGCATGATCCTCACGCCGGTCGTCCGTGACTTGCTCAAACGATTCCTGACTGGTGTGGGTCTCGGGCGCCAGCCACTGTCCATTCTGGGGGGTGGGCCGGCGGCGGAGCAGTTCTCCGCAGAGTTGGTCCGCCATCGCGCCATGGGCTACGTTGTGGCACGCCGTATTCCTCACAGCCCCGGCGCCGGAAAGGTCGAGGAAGCGCTGGCGCAGGCCGGCGGGCCGGATAGCGTGCTCGCGGTCGTGTCGGATTCATTCACTCCGGACGAACTGCGTTTGGTCTTCCGCCTGGCGGAACGGCAGTTTGCCGAGTTGCTCGTGGTTCCCACCGCGGCGCTCCTGCAAAGCACGGCGGCCGAGGTCGAGCAGGTTGGCAGTACGCTGGTGATGAAGTACCGGTACAATCTGCTCCGCCCGATCAATCTCTACACCAAGCTGGCGGTGGAACTGGTGCTGACGGTGATGCTGCTCGTCGCGATTTCGCCGGTGCTCCTGGTGCTTTCGCTGGTGGTCAAGGCGTCGTCCCGTGGCCCGGTTCTCTTCCGGCAGCGGCGCATCGGTCGTGGCCGCCGGGTGTTCGACTGCCTGAAGTTCCGAACTATGTACTGCGACGCGGAGCAGCGGCTCGATGAGATGCTCGCCGCCGACTCGGCGTTACGCGAGGAGTGGCTGAAGTACGCCCGTGTTCCCAACGACCCGCGGGTTACGCGGGCCGGCCGGTTCCTGCGGCGGTTCAGCCTGGATGAGTGGCCGCAGCTCTGGAATGTGCTGCGGGGCGAGATGGCGCTGGTCGGACCGCGACCGTACCTGCCGGTTGAGTCGGACCGGATCGGCGAGTCGCTGGACACCATCGTGCGGGTGCGGCCGGGCATGACCGGACTCTGGCAGGTATCGGGCCGGACGTCGCTGCCGTTCAAGGAGCGGCTGACACTGGATGAATTCTACATCCGTAACTGGTCGCTGTGGATGGACTTCTCGATCGTGCTTCGCACCTTGCGGGCGGTGCTCAGTGCGCGCGGCGCTTACTGA
- a CDS encoding two-component regulator propeller domain-containing protein produces the protein MIGLLTALIAVGVSGSWQAYTNTNFINDMAGSDSVLYLATNGGVVALDIRGEPRLLRTFVNTDGLPTNRCLCITRDTAGDLWVGTDGGGLVVIQPGRGQVHLYRPDDIALHIRTLTWDGTRLLCGSDQGVYLVETRGTPLDFDDDSIVRFTTMRIPGLLSDQILCVASLDQYWIGTNRGVVAVDRNFQNWTSYRAPFGDSVRAVAVWHDSLLLATEKGLAIKESTQFRPVFVFGADSTVVHQLVVSGSGIYLATQGGLYEADEADSTRFSVILHEDARALHFAKALWVGCGGNELYGAGLRYAFSGQSWDSYYSHCIWSASISDCAMGSVGDIYLCHQGGPITAIDSTGGVSYVWSPLPVAIQVRVDSKGRIWVAHFSGNGGLAELDPSTGTWQKVQWGASSSWNIIDAFGLDRFDTKWVFNGGATVIAIDSTLQQTVFQVPGLSPPPGGLYEFAFDSRGRVWLGLNEGLVMIDYGGTLHDQFDDKDTVLVGGLPSAEVRSVAVDGEDHVWVATAQGAAMWNGSSFQVVTNPSGSSGANNIYRVRVDASDRVWLLSDVGLSIYDQVARTWTNFTPQNSGLIANTEGIVGFYSSLALSDSLGLGLIGTRRGLSIYNYSVKPESTAEHVRVYPNPCILGVNSGVVIDGLPYDATNVGVRTLAGRLVADLQVEQSRHAAVWRPHNLASGLYLLVVTTPRGARVDRVALVSP, from the coding sequence ATGATCGGACTACTCACTGCTCTGATAGCTGTCGGTGTCTCCGGCAGCTGGCAGGCCTACACCAACACGAACTTCATCAACGACATGGCGGGATCCGACTCGGTGCTTTACCTTGCCACGAACGGTGGGGTCGTAGCACTTGACATCCGAGGCGAGCCCAGGCTGCTCCGGACGTTCGTCAATACGGACGGCCTGCCGACAAATCGCTGCCTCTGCATTACCCGCGACACGGCCGGTGACCTCTGGGTGGGGACAGACGGCGGCGGCCTGGTCGTGATTCAGCCCGGCCGCGGGCAGGTCCACCTGTACCGGCCCGACGACATTGCGCTGCACATCCGGACCCTGACCTGGGACGGCACGCGGTTGCTGTGCGGGTCAGACCAGGGCGTGTATCTGGTCGAGACGCGCGGGACTCCGCTGGACTTCGACGATGACAGCATCGTGCGGTTCACGACGATGCGCATACCCGGGCTGCTGAGCGACCAGATACTCTGCGTCGCGTCCCTGGACCAGTATTGGATCGGTACCAACCGTGGGGTCGTGGCCGTGGACCGGAACTTCCAGAACTGGACATCGTACCGCGCACCGTTCGGTGATTCAGTCAGAGCCGTCGCGGTGTGGCATGACAGCCTGCTTCTGGCCACGGAGAAGGGCCTGGCGATTAAGGAGAGCACGCAATTCAGGCCGGTCTTCGTCTTCGGCGCCGACTCGACCGTGGTGCACCAACTGGTCGTATCCGGGTCGGGGATCTACCTGGCAACCCAGGGCGGTCTGTACGAGGCCGACGAGGCCGACTCAACCCGTTTTTCCGTGATCCTACACGAGGACGCGCGGGCTCTCCACTTTGCCAAGGCGCTCTGGGTGGGGTGTGGAGGCAACGAGCTCTACGGGGCTGGACTCCGTTACGCTTTTTCCGGGCAATCCTGGGATTCGTACTACAGCCACTGCATCTGGTCGGCATCGATCTCCGACTGTGCGATGGGATCGGTGGGTGACATCTATCTCTGCCATCAGGGCGGGCCGATAACCGCGATTGACTCGACCGGCGGCGTTTCCTATGTCTGGAGTCCGCTGCCGGTTGCGATTCAGGTCAGGGTTGACTCGAAGGGTCGAATCTGGGTCGCGCACTTCTCCGGGAACGGCGGACTGGCCGAACTCGACCCCTCTACCGGAACATGGCAGAAAGTCCAATGGGGCGCTTCATCCAGCTGGAATATCATTGACGCCTTCGGACTCGACCGGTTCGACACGAAGTGGGTCTTCAATGGCGGAGCCACGGTCATCGCGATTGACTCCACGCTTCAGCAGACGGTGTTTCAGGTCCCGGGTCTGTCACCGCCACCGGGCGGGTTGTACGAGTTCGCGTTCGACTCGCGCGGCCGCGTTTGGCTGGGCCTTAACGAAGGGCTGGTCATGATTGACTATGGCGGGACCCTGCACGACCAGTTCGATGACAAGGATACAGTCCTGGTCGGAGGGCTGCCGTCGGCCGAAGTCAGGTCGGTAGCGGTAGACGGTGAGGACCATGTGTGGGTCGCAACGGCGCAGGGCGCGGCGATGTGGAATGGCTCGTCTTTTCAGGTCGTCACCAATCCTTCAGGCAGCAGCGGAGCCAACAACATCTACCGGGTGCGGGTGGACGCGTCCGACCGGGTTTGGCTGCTGAGTGACGTCGGGCTGTCCATCTACGACCAGGTTGCCCGAACCTGGACCAACTTCACACCTCAGAACAGCGGCCTGATTGCCAACACGGAGGGGATCGTCGGCTTCTATTCGTCACTGGCGCTGAGCGACTCACTGGGGCTGGGGCTGATCGGGACACGGCGTGGACTTTCGATCTACAACTACTCTGTCAAGCCGGAGAGCACGGCTGAGCATGTGCGGGTGTATCCTAATCCCTGCATTCTCGGCGTGAACAGCGGCGTAGTGATTGATGGTCTGCCGTATGATGCGACCAACGTCGGAGTGCGGACGCTCGCGGGCAGGCTGGTTGCTGACCTGCAGGTGGAGCAGTCTCGTCACGCCGCAGTTTGGCGTCCGCACAATCTGGCGAGCGGGCTCTACCTTCTGGTCGTGACTACCCCACGTGGCGCGCGCGTCGATCGCGTCGCTTTGGTCAGCCCCTAG
- the speB gene encoding agmatinase: MAFYYATAGASDANVVIVGMPLDRTSSFVPGARFGPDAIRVAADNIESFSPYQRRDITGIAVHDSGNLGFTFPTAAAPLELIADTTSRHLSQNKRQLAIGGEHTVSPPIVAALARRHPDLCVVQYDAHSDLRQDFLGERTCHATAMARVLDSISRQRLFQLGIRSFSQASEMSESNVFPFEVLAPVARVREAIGTRPVYVTLDIDVLDPGVMPDVQTPEPGGCSYRDLALSLAGLSGLKVVGCDLVEFCPRTMQPSAGAAAAAELVRELGLLLTSAA; the protein is encoded by the coding sequence ATGGCGTTCTACTACGCAACGGCGGGCGCTTCTGACGCTAATGTCGTGATCGTCGGAATGCCGCTTGACCGAACGAGCTCTTTTGTCCCCGGCGCGCGGTTCGGCCCGGACGCAATCCGCGTGGCGGCGGACAACATCGAGTCATTCAGCCCCTACCAGAGGCGTGACATCACCGGCATCGCTGTCCACGACTCCGGTAATCTGGGATTCACGTTTCCGACCGCGGCCGCACCGCTGGAACTCATCGCCGACACTACCAGCCGGCATCTCTCGCAGAACAAACGCCAGCTTGCCATCGGCGGCGAGCACACCGTCAGCCCGCCGATCGTCGCGGCGCTGGCAAGGCGGCATCCGGACCTGTGCGTGGTGCAGTACGACGCCCACTCCGACCTGCGCCAGGACTTCCTCGGCGAGCGGACCTGCCACGCGACGGCCATGGCCCGTGTTCTCGACTCTATTTCCCGCCAGCGTCTGTTCCAGCTCGGCATCCGTTCCTTCTCACAGGCCTCGGAGATGTCAGAGTCGAACGTCTTCCCATTCGAGGTGCTCGCTCCTGTCGCACGCGTGCGCGAAGCAATCGGGACCCGTCCGGTCTACGTAACACTGGACATTGACGTTCTCGACCCGGGCGTAATGCCGGACGTGCAGACGCCGGAGCCGGGCGGATGTTCCTACCGGGACCTCGCGCTCTCGCTCGCCGGGCTCAGCGGCCTCAAGGTCGTCGGCTGCGACCTCGTTGAATTCTGCCCGAGGACGATGCAGCCGTCGGCCGGCGCTGCCGCCGCGGCGGAACTGGTGCGCGAGCTCGGCCTGCTGCTGACCAGCGCCGCATAA
- a CDS encoding PorV/PorQ family protein — translation MRVILAAALAVAMAWAEPTGAGFSSLKIVNGVREAGMGGTGVASAFGPQAIAINPAAGAGISGFDGVASYSKWLLDMHHQSVFVARGFPALSISLGLVSHSDGQVEYRTEPTDSPIGTFTPTDFTGYVNLARSIGSKVQVGLTGRYFYTRIYDYDAAGFGVDGGVRVTPIQRLTVGASVVDFGQTLYYVSEEFWLPTRGRLGVSYDFLPFARTRLTLSADGSYFFYSGEKGAAAGLEFAWHDQVALRAGYDFLSQANHLDFGLGLRAGRFRFDYAFAPMQFDLGGAHRVSIGFGS, via the coding sequence TTGCGTGTCATACTGGCCGCGGCCCTGGCGGTTGCGATGGCTTGGGCCGAGCCGACCGGGGCCGGGTTTTCCTCCCTCAAGATTGTGAATGGTGTGCGCGAAGCCGGAATGGGCGGGACCGGCGTCGCCTCGGCTTTCGGACCGCAGGCGATTGCCATCAATCCGGCTGCGGGGGCCGGTATTTCCGGGTTCGACGGGGTCGCTTCCTACTCGAAGTGGTTGCTCGACATGCACCACCAGTCAGTGTTCGTTGCCCGCGGTTTCCCGGCGCTGAGCATCAGCCTGGGTCTGGTGAGTCATTCGGACGGCCAGGTTGAGTACCGGACCGAACCGACCGATTCACCGATCGGGACGTTCACACCGACCGATTTCACCGGCTACGTAAACCTCGCCCGTTCCATCGGCAGCAAGGTACAGGTCGGCCTCACCGGCCGCTACTTCTACACGCGCATCTATGACTACGACGCTGCCGGGTTCGGTGTGGACGGAGGCGTCAGGGTGACGCCGATTCAGCGCCTGACCGTCGGCGCGTCGGTGGTCGATTTCGGCCAGACACTCTATTATGTCAGCGAGGAATTCTGGTTGCCGACTCGCGGCCGGCTGGGAGTCAGCTACGACTTCCTCCCGTTCGCGCGCACCCGCCTGACACTGTCGGCGGATGGTTCCTACTTCTTCTACAGCGGTGAGAAGGGAGCTGCCGCCGGTCTCGAGTTTGCCTGGCACGACCAGGTGGCGCTTCGCGCCGGATACGACTTCCTCTCCCAGGCGAATCACCTGGACTTCGGTCTCGGGCTCCGCGCCGGCAGGTTTCGCTTCGACTACGCCTTTGCGCCGATGCAGTTCGACCTCGGCGGCGCCCACCGTGTCTCAATCGGATTCGGCAGCTGA
- a CDS encoding acetyl-CoA carboxylase carboxyltransferase subunit alpha, whose translation MAEGWLDFEQPLADLVTRLEELTAIGAKDEVKRLQEQIEKQKANLYSDLTPWQRVLLARHPRRPYPLDYIERIMTDFTELHGDRAFADDPAVVAGIGRIDGIGFAVVGHQKGRDTREKLRRNFGMPHPEGYRKALRVMEIAARFGLPVLSLVDTPGAYPGVGAEERGQGEAIARNLREMAMLEVPTVVVVTGEGGSGGALAVAVGNRVLMQENSVYSVITPEGCASILWHDGSRGEEAAKAMRMTARELKDFGIIDDVVAEPLGGAHHDWDEAARLLKEAVMTNYQALAGQTGSELVAERVARFDAIGAYASEPA comes from the coding sequence ATGGCTGAAGGCTGGCTCGACTTCGAGCAACCGCTGGCCGACCTGGTCACGCGGCTGGAGGAGCTTACGGCAATCGGCGCAAAGGACGAGGTCAAGCGACTGCAGGAGCAGATCGAGAAGCAGAAGGCGAACCTCTACTCCGACCTGACACCATGGCAGCGGGTCCTGCTCGCGCGCCATCCGCGACGTCCATATCCCCTGGACTACATCGAACGGATCATGACCGACTTCACCGAGCTGCACGGCGACCGGGCATTTGCCGATGACCCTGCCGTCGTCGCCGGCATTGGCCGGATCGACGGCATCGGGTTCGCGGTGGTCGGGCATCAGAAGGGGCGCGACACCAGGGAGAAGCTGCGCCGCAATTTCGGGATGCCGCATCCCGAAGGATATCGGAAAGCTCTGCGGGTGATGGAAATTGCCGCGCGGTTCGGCCTGCCGGTACTGTCGCTGGTCGACACACCCGGGGCCTATCCGGGCGTTGGCGCGGAGGAACGCGGGCAGGGCGAGGCCATTGCGCGCAACCTCCGGGAGATGGCCATGTTGGAAGTGCCGACGGTGGTCGTGGTAACGGGCGAGGGTGGCTCGGGAGGTGCGCTCGCCGTCGCCGTCGGCAACCGGGTGCTGATGCAGGAGAACTCGGTCTATTCGGTAATCACTCCGGAAGGTTGTGCTTCCATTCTGTGGCATGATGGGTCTCGCGGTGAGGAAGCGGCCAAGGCCATGCGCATGACCGCCCGCGAACTCAAGGACTTCGGCATAATCGACGACGTCGTGGCGGAGCCGCTTGGAGGCGCGCATCATGACTGGGACGAGGCTGCGCGTCTATTGAAAGAAGCGGTCATGACTAACTATCAGGCGCTCGCGGGTCAGACCGGGTCGGAGCTGGTTGCGGAGCGTGTGGCCCGGTTCGACGCCATCGGCGCCTACGCTTCAGAGCCGGCTTGA